The Streptomyces nigra genome includes the window GGCCCAGCGTCGACCGGAGAGAAGAGCGAAGTTGTCCCCGACCAGCGAGACCGCACAGGGCGGCCGCCGACTCGTCATCGTCGAGTCGCCTGCCAAGGCGAAGACGATCAAGGGCTACCTCGGCCCCGGCTACGTAGTCGAGGCGAGCGTCGGGCACATCCGCGACCTTCCCAACGGCGCCGCCGAGGTGCCGGAGAAGTACACGGGTGAGGTCCGTCGTCTCGGCGTCGACGTCGAACACGACTTTGCGCCGATCTATGTGGTCAACGCCGATAAGAAGGCTCAGGTCAAGAAGCTCAAGGACCTGCTGAAGGAATCCGACGAGCTCTTCCTCGCCACCGATGAGGACCGCGAGGGCGAGGCCATCGCCTGGCATCTCCAGGAGGTGCTGAAGCCGAAGGTCCCGGTCAAGCGGATGGTCTTCCACGAGATCACCAAGGCCGCGATCCAGGCCGCCGTCGCCAATCCGCGGGAACTGAACCAGAAGCTGGTCGACGCCCAGGAGACCCGCCGCATCCTCGACCGTCTCTACGGCTACGAGGTCTCGCCGGTCCTGTGGAAGAAGGTCATGCCGCGCCTGTCGGCCGGCCGTGTCCAGTCCGTCGCGACCCGTCTCGTCGTCGAGCGGGAACGCGAGCGCATCGCGTTCCGCTCCGCCGAGTACTGGGACCTGACGGGCACCTTCTCGACCGGCCGGGCCGGAGACTCCTCGGACCCGTCGACGCTGGTCGCCCGCCTCCAGACCGTCGACGGCAGGCGGGTCGCGCAGGGCCGCGACTTCGACTCCCTGGGGCAGCTCAAGAGCGCGAACACCCTGCACCTCGACGAGGCCAACGCCCGCGCGCTGGCCGCCGCCCTGGAGCAGACGCAGTTCGCCGTCCGCTCGGTCGAGTCCAAGCCGTACCGCCGCTCGCCGTACGCCCCGTTCCGTACGACGACGCTGCAGCAGGAGGCGAGCCGCAAGCTCGGCTTCGGCGCGAAGGCCACCATGCAGGTCGCGCAGAAGCTGTACGAGAACGGCTACATCACCTACATGCGTACCGACTCGACGACGCTGAGCGACACCGCGATCGCGGCCGCCCGCGCCCAGGTCACGCAGCTGTACGGCGCCGACTACCTGCCCCCGCAGCCCCGCACCTACGCGGGCAAGGTGAAGAACGCGCAGGAGGCGCACGAGGCGATCCGCCCCTCCGGCGACCGCTTCCGCACGCCCGCCGAGACCGGCCTGACCGGCGACCAGTTCAAGCTCTACGAGCTGATCTGGAAGCGGACCGTCGCCTCCCAGATGAAGGACGCGACCGGCAACAGCGTGACCGTCAAGATCGGCGGCACCGCGGCCGACGGCCGGGACGTCGAGTTCAGCGCCTCCGGCAAGACGATCACCTTCCACGGCTTCCTCAAGGCGTACGTCGAGGGCGCCGACGACCCGAACGCCGAGCTCGACGACCGCGAGCGCCGGCTGCCGCAGGTCGGCGAGGGCGACCGGCTCGGCGCCGAGGAGATCACGGTCGACGGGCACGCCACCAAGCCCCCGGCCCGCTACACCGAGGCGTCCCTGGTCAAGGAGCTCGAGGAGCGCGAGATCGGCCGCCCGTCGACGTACGCGTCGATCATCGGCACGATCCTCGACCGCGGCTACGTGTTCAAGAAGGGCACGGCGCTCGCGCCGTCCTTCCTGTCCTTCGCCGTGGTCAACCTCCTGGAGAAGCACTTCGGGCGGCTCGTCGACTACGACTTCACCGCCAAGATGGAGGACGACCTCGACCGCATCGCCCGCGGCGAGGCCCAGTCCGTGCCGTGGCTCAAGCGCTTCTACTTCGGTGAGGGCGACGGCCCGGGCATCGGCGGCGCGGCCGAGGCCGGCAACGGCGACGGCGACCACCTCGGTGGCCTCAAGGAGCTGGTGACCGACCTGGGCGCGATCGACGCCCGCGAGGTCTCCTCGTTCCCGGTGGGCAACGGCATCGTGCTGCGCGTCGGCCGCTACGGCCCTTACATCGAGCGCGGCGAGAAGGACACCGAGGAGCACCAGCGCGCCGACATCCCGGAGGACCTGGCGCCCGACGAGCTGACCGTCGAGCTGGCCGAGGAACTGCTGGCCAGGCCCAGCGGCGACTTCGAGCTGGGCACCGACCCGGCCACCGGCCACACCATCGTCGCCAAGGACGGCCGCTACGGCCCGTACGTCACCGAGGTGCTCCCCGAGGGCACCCCGAAGACCGGCAAGAACGCGGTGAAGCCGCGGACCGCCTCCCTCTTCAAGTCGATGTCGCTCGACACGGTGACGCTGGACGACGCCCTGAAGCTGATGTCGCTGCCGCGCGTCGTCGGCGAGGACGCGGACGGCCAGGAGATCACCGCGCAGAACGGCCGCTACGGCCCGTATCTGAAGAAGGGCACGGATTCGCGGTCGCTGCAGTCCGAGGAGCAGCTCTTCACGATCACGCTGGACGAGGCGCTGGCGATCTACGCCCAGCCCAAGCAGCGCGGTCGCGCGGCCGCCAAGCCGCCGCTGAAGGAGCTCGGCACCGACCCGGTCAGCGAGAAGCCTGTCGTCGTCAAGGACGGCCGTTTCGGCCCGTATGTGACGGACGGCGAGACGAACGCGACCCTGCGCTCCGGCGACAGCGTCGAGACGATCACCCCTGAGCGCGGCTTCGAGCTGCTCGCCGAGAAGCGGGCGAAGGCCCCCGCGAAGAAGACGGCGAAGAAGACGGCCGCGAAGAAGACGACCGCCAAGAAGGCCGCCCCGGCCAAGAAGACGGCCGCCAAGAAGACCGCGGCGAAGAAGACGACGGCGAAGACGGCGACGGCCAAGAAGACGGCGGCGAAGAAGACCGCCGCGCCGGCCTCGTCGAGCGACGACTGAGACGGGGGCCGGTCCGGCTCTTCCGGCCGGATCGCGGCTCTCCAACCGGGTTGTCCCGGCGGTCGGTTGAGTGGCGGTTCCCCCTTCCGGGTTCGCAAAACGAACGCCTCGGCATCAGTTTGGTGTCGGGCCGGGCGTACGTTCGGGCGGGCGCGCCGGGCTGTCGGTGGGTCCCGATAGGCTGAACGCATGACGCGAGCCGAGCAGCCAACGGCCCACCCCGAAGCCCCCGACGACGCGCTGGTCGCCGACTCCCGAGAGCGTGCCCTCCGCGCCCTGCTGCGCCGGCCGCAGCTGAGGCGGTTGTGGAGCGCGCAGCTGGTCGGTGGTGTCGGCGATTTCCTCGCGCTGCTGGTGCTGGTCCTGTTGGCCCTTCAGACGGCGATCGCCGAGGAATCGTTCGGCGGCGGCTACCGCGGTGTGGCGTTCGCAGTGGCGACCGTCTTCGCCGTGCGCATCCTGGCCACGCTCCTCTTCGGTGCCGTGCTCCTCGGCCCGCTGACCTCGCTGACGTCCCAGGACGGTCCGCTCGACCGGCGCTGGACCATGGTCGGCGCCGACGGACTGCGGGCCGCCCTGCTCATCGTCGCCCCCCTCTGGATCGACTGGACCCCGGACAACGCGCTCGCGCTGCTGCTCGTGACGGTCTTCGTCACCGGCGTCGCCGAGCGTTTCTGGACAGTCGCCCGTGAGAGCGCGGCCCCGGCCCTGCTGCCGCCCCCGCCGCCGGAGGGCGCGACCGTACGGCCGCTGCCGGACCACCTGGACGCGCTGCGCCGGCTGTCGCTGCGCACCGGCTTCGTGGCGGTTCCGCTGGCCGCCGTCGCCCTGGTCGCCGCGTCCCTGCTGAACAATCTGCTCGGTGCCGGGCTCGACTGGTTCGCCCAGCACCAGGCGGCTCTCGGCTCGTACGTCGCCGCCGGTCTGTTCGCCGCGTCCCTGTCCGTCGTCACCTTCCTCGAACTGCCCGACACGCGCACCCCGCGCGCGCGGTCCCCGCTGGAGGGGCTGCGCCGTCCCAAGACCGGCACCGGTGTCGACAAGGGCCGCACCGGCGCGATCACCCTCCTCGTGACGGCGTGCGCCGCCGTCGCCGCCGCGGTGTCCGCCGCCGTCGCCGTGGCCGTCCTGCACGCCAAGGACCTGGGCGGCGGCCCCGTCCTGTACGGCCTGATGGTGCTCGCCCTGACGGGTGGTGTCGTCGTCGGCATCCGTACGGCCCCCTCGGTGCTGCCGGCCCTGTCCCGGCGGCGCCTGCTCGCGCTCGCGGTCGCTCTGACCGGCGTCGCCCTGCTCGCCGCGGGCCTGGTCCCGGACGTCACCACCGTGCTGCTGATCCTCGCCCTTGCCGGGATCGGCGCGGGCGTCTCCGCCAACACCGGACACTCCCTGCTCGATCAGGAGGCCGAGGAAATCCGCCGGCCCCGCACCACGGAGCACCTGCACGCCGTCGTACGGCTGTGTGTCGCGCTCGGCGCCGTGCTCGCGCCGCTGGTGGCCGCGCTGATCGGGCCGCACCGGCTGGAGAGCGGCAAGTTCGTCTTCGCCCACGGCGGGGCAGCCTTCACGCTGATGCTGGTCGGCGCGCTGCTGCTGCCCGTCGCCGTGCTGGTCCTGGCCAAGGTCGACGACCGGTCCGGGGTTCCGCTGCGCAAGGATCTGCGGGATGCCGTGCTCGGCGGCGACGACCCGGAGCAGGTGCCCGCCACCGCCGGTTTCTTCATCGCCCTGGAGGGCGGCGACGGCGCCGGGAAGTCCACGCAGGCCGAGGCGCTGGCCGAGTGGATCCGGGGCAAGGGCCACGAGGTGGTCGTCACCCGTGAGCCGGGGGCCACGCCCGTCGGCAAGCGGCTGCGCTCGATCCTGCTGGACGTGTCGAGCGCCGGCCTGTCGCACCGCGCGGAGGCCCTGCTGTACGCGGCGGACCGCGCCGAGCACGTGGACACCGTCGTCCGGCCCGCGCTGGAGCGCGGCGCCGTCGTGATCTCCGACCGGTACGTCGACTCCTCGGTCGCCTACCAGGGCGCGGGCCGTGATCTGTCGCCGACGGAGATCGCCCGGATCAACCGTTGGGCCACGAACGGCCTGGCCCCCCATCTGACCGTGCTGCTGGACGTGGCGCCGGAGACCGCGCGCGAGCGGTTCACCGAGGCGCCGGACCGGCTGGAGTCGGAGCCGGCGGAGTTCCACGCGCGCGTGCGCTCCGGCTTCCTGACGCTGGCCGCCGCCGACCCCGGCCGCTACCTGGTGGTGGACGGCGCCCAGGAGCCCGAGGCCGTCACCACGGTGGTCCGGCACCGGCTCGACCAGATGCTCCCCCTGTCCGAGGCCGAGATCCAGGCGCGCGAGGAAGCGCGCCGCAAGGCCGAGGAGGAGGCCCGGCGCAAGGCCGAAGAAGAGGCCGCCCGCAAGGCCGAGGAGGAGCGCCTGGAGCGTGAGCGTCAGGAGCAGCTCGCCCGGCTGCGCGCCGAGGAGGAGGAGCGCAAGCGGCGCGAGCTGGAGGAGGCGCAGCGCCGCGAGGCCGAACGGCAGGCCGAGGAGGCCCGCCTGCGTGCCGAGGAGGCGCAGCGCCGCGCGGAGGAGGAGCGCAAGCGGCTCCTCGCCGAGGAGAAGGCGCGGGCCGAGGAGGAGGCGCGCCGCAAGGCCGAGGAGGAGCGGCGCCGCAAGCAGGCCGAGGACGAGGCACGCATCCGTGCCGAGGCCGAGGAGCGGCGTCTGGAGAAGCAGCGCAAGGCGGAGGAGGCCCTGCTGCGGGCCGAGGAGGCCCGGCGGCTCGCCGAGCAGGCCGCGGCCGCCGCGCAGGCGGGCCCCCGGCCGACCGCACCCGCGGCGCCGGCCGCGCCGGACGACGCGATGACCGTGCCGACGCCGGTGGTCACCCCGGAGCAGGCGGCGGCGGGCAGGGCGGCCGACGAGACGACGGTCCTGCGCCCGGTGCGCGACGAGCGCCCGTTGGCCGAGGAGTCCGCCGCGGAGTCCACCTCGAAGCTGCCGCGCGTGTCGGAGCCGTCCGGCGCGGCCGACGAGACGGCCGTACTGCCTCCGGTCCCGCCGGCTCCGCCGGGTGCCGCGGACGAGACGGCCGTACTGCCGCCCGTGCCGCCGGGGGCCGCCGACGAAACGGCGGTCCTGCCGCCGGTGCCCGCGGAGGGGTCCGCGGATCGCGTTCCGCCGGGGTACTTCCGCGAGGAGGAGCGCACGCGCGAGATGCCCCAGGTCGACGAGTCGGGCACCCCGCGCCGCCGCGCCCGCTCCGACTGGGCCGAGGAGACCCCGCTGGACGACCTGCCGACGCTGGCCGACGAGCTGCTCGGCCCGCTCGAGGACGCGCACGACGGGCACGACGAGCGCCCCGACGAGGGCGGCGGCCGGGGCAGGGGCCGGCGGCGCTGAGCCCCGCCGGTCCGGCCGGACCGGGTTGTCAGTGCCGGCCCGCACAATGGACGCGGTGACCCGAAGTGTGACGAAAGGCGGGCGGCGCCCATGACCGTATGGGACGACCTGGTGGGGCAGGAGCGGATCAGCGAGCAGCTGGACGCCGCCGCCAGGGACGCCGACGCCCTGGTCACCGCCGTGGCCACGGACGCCCCGCCGCCCGAGGCGTCCAAGATGACGCACGCCTGGCTGTTCACGGGCCCGCCCGGAGCGGGGCGCAACCAGGCGGCGCGGGCTTTCGCCGCCGCCCTGCAGTGCGTCAGCCCCGACCGCGCCCTGGGCGGCTCGCCCGGCTGCGGCTTCTGCGACGGCTGCCACACGGCCCTGCTGGGCACGCACGCCGACGTCACCACTGTCGCCGCCGTGGGCTCGCAGATCCTCGCCGACGACATGAGGGACACCGTCCGCAAGTCCTTCACGTCACCGGCGAACGGCCGCTGGCAGGTCATTCTCGTCGAGGACGCCGAGCGGCTGAACGAGAAGTCCGCCAACGCCGTCCTCAAGGCCGTCGAGGAGCCCGCCCCCCGGACGGTGTGGCTGCTGTGCGCGCCCTCCATCGAGGACGTCCTGCCCACGATCCGCTCCCGCTGCCGTCATCTGAACCTGAGCACACCGTCGGTCGACGCCATCGCCGACATGCTCGTCCGGCGCGAGGGTGTCGAGCCCGAGGTGGCCGCCGCAGCGGCCCGCGCCACGCAGGGGCATGTCGACCGGGCCCGCCGGCTGGCCACGGACCCGGCCGCGCGGCAGCGCCGGGCGGCTGTCCTCAAGCTGCCCCTGCGGCTCGGCGAGATCGGCGCCTGTCTCAAGGCCGCCCAGGAGCTGGTGGACGCCGCCGCCGAGGACGCCAAGCAGCTCGCCGAGGAGACGGACACCAAGGAGACCGACGAGCTGAAGGCGGCGCTGGGCGCCTCCCAGGGCGGCCGGATGCCGCGCGGCACCGCCGGTGTGATGAAGGACCTGGAGGACAAGCAGAAGCGCCGCCGCACCAGGACGCAGCGCGACAGCCTCGACCTGGCGCTGACCGACCTCACGGCGTTCTACCGGGACGTCCTCGCCCTCCAGCTCGGCTCCCGGGTGGCCCTCGCCAACACCGACGTCGAGGACGCCCTGCAGCGCCTGGCCCAGGCGAGCTCGCCGGAGGCCACGCTCCGCCGGATCGAGGCGATCGCCGCCTGCCGGGACGCCCTGGACGGCAATGTCGCGCCGCTGCTGGCGGTGGAGGCGATGACGATGGCCCTCAGAGCGGGCTGACGGCGGCCGGGCGGAGGGCCTCACCGCCCCCCGCTGCCGAGGCGGGGAAGCGACCGAGTGACGCACGGTGTAACACGTACGAGCGCAGATATGCACGGAGGGCGTCCATGCGACTCCATAGAGTTACGCTCGCCAGATGCACACCTGGCGCAGCACCTCAGCTCTCCCCGCCCCGGCCGCGAGCACGCCGGGCGCACGCGACCGCCATCGCCGTTCCCGGCGGGCGGGCACCCTCGGAGCCCTGCTCGGCGCCGCCGCGCTCCTCGTCTCGGCCTGTTCCTCCGGCGGGGCGGCGAAGCCGGCGGGGAACCCGGCGGCCGGGGCGGCCCTGGCCGCGCTCCCGCGCTCGACGCCGGCGGCCCTCGCGCCGTACTACGACCAGAAGCTGAGCTGGCGGGCGTGCGGGGTGCCCGGGTTCCAGTGCGCCACGCTGAAGGCTCCGCTCGACTACGCCAAACCGGACGCCGGTGAGACCCGGCTCGCGGTGGCCCGCAAGAAGGCCACCGGCCCCGGCGAACGCCTCGGCTCGCTGCTGGTGAACCCGGGCGGACCGGGCGGCTCGGCCATCGCCTACCTCCAGCAGTACGCCGGGATCGGCTACCCCGTCGACGTCCGGGCCCGCTACGACATGGTGGCCGTCGACCCGCGCGGGGTCGCTCGCAGCGAGCCCGTCGAATGCCTCGACGGACGGCAGATGGACCGGTACACCCGGACCGACTTCACGCCGGACGACGAGAAGGAGGTCGGTGAGCTCGTCGACGCGTACAAGCGGTTCGCGGAGGGCTGCGGGGCCGACGCCCCCGGTCTGCTGCGCCATGTCTCGACCACCGAGGCGGCGCGCGACATGGACCTCCTGCGCGCGGTGCTCGGCGACGACAAACTGGCGTACGTCGGGGCGTCGTACGGCACCTTCCTCGGGGCGACGTACGCCGGGCTGTTCCCGGACCGGGTGGGGCGGATGGTCCTGGACGGCGCGATGGACCCGTCGCTGCCCGCCCGGCGGATGAACCTCGACCAGACGGCCGGCTTCGAGACGGCGTTCCGGGCGTTCGCCCGGGACTGCGTCCGGCGCGAGGACTGCCCGCTCGGCGACGAGGCGAAGAAGGTGGGGACCAACCTCAAGGCGTTCTTCAGGAAGCTCGACGCGCGGCCGGTCCCCACCGGGGACGCGGACGGCCGCGAGCTCGGCGAGTCCCTGGCCACCACGGGTGTGATCGCGGCGATGTACGACGAGGGCGCCTGGCCGACCCTGCGCGACGCGCTGAACTCGGCCATGCGGGAGAACGACGGCTCCGGGCTGCTCGCCCTGTCCGACAGCTACTACGAGCGTGACGCCGACGGCCGCTACACGAACCTGATGTTCGCCAACGCCGCCGTGAACTGCCTGGACCTGCCCTCGGCCTTCTCCACGCCGGAGGAGGTCCGCAAGGCCCTGCCGGCCTTCGAGAAGGCGTCCCCGGTCTTCGGCGAGGGCCTGGCCTGGGCCACCCTGAACTGCGCGTACTGGCCGGTGGCGCCGACCGGGCAGCCGCAGCGCATCGAGGCGCGCGGAGCGGCCCCGATCCTGGTGGTCGGCACGACCCGCGACCCGGCGACCCCGTACCGCTGGTCCCAGGCCCTGTCCCGCCAGCTCTCCTCGGCCCGCCTCCTCACCTACGACGGCGACGGGCACACGGCGTACGGGCGGGGCAGCGTGTGCGTCGACCGCACGATCAACGCGTACCTCGTCCGGGGGAAGGCGCCGGCCGCGGACAAGCGCTGCTGAGGCCGGCGGCCGACCGCGCCGCTCTCCACCCCCGTGCCGCCCTGTCCGCCCTGGCAGCAGGGGTCCGGGGCGGCGCGGGGGTGGCCTGCGGGGTGGCCCGGGGGCTGGTTCGGAGCACCACAGAAACTGTGTAGACTTACCGTCGTTGCCGATCGCACCATAGTGCGGGCAGCGCGCCGCCTTAGCTCAGATGGCCAGAGCAACGCACTCGTAATGCGTAGGTCTCGGGTTCGAATCCCGAAGGCGGCTCCATCCGAAGCCCAGCTCAGATTGCTCTGAGCTGGGCTTTTTGCATCAGCGGATGCGGCGACGGCGTAGGGAGCGGGCCGCACGGGTGTCGGTGGTCTCAGTTCGAAGGCGGGTCGCATGCGTGGGGTGGGAGTGGCCGTGACCGCGATAGCGGTGATGACGGCGCTGACTGGCTGTGGTGGCGGCGGTGACGGCGTCGGCGCAGCAGACGAGCGGGCGACGGCGACCGCTCGTGCGGCCGACAAGCCGACCAGTGACGAGGTGACCGTCACCGCCGTGCGGAGTGATGTCCGGGCGGCGGCCGCGGCTGCGGAGATGGGGCGGCGGTTGATCTTCGCCGACAGAGACGCGTTTCAGACTCCGTGCCGGGTGTTGGGGGTTCTGCGGACTGAAGACGTGCCGAAGCGTGGGGCGGTGGACTCGGTGACTGCCGTGCTGAAAGCGCGGGGTTGGGGACACATGCAGCAGGTGCCTTCCGAGGACGGCCAGGTCTGGCTCCTGGAGAAGAGCGGCTGGAGGATGTTCGTGGGTGCGGGGAAGGCCCCTGAGGGAGCGGGAATCCTGTTCGACGCGTCGGGGAAGGCGTGCGGGGTGCCCATGCCGTCGCGGCCCGCGGTCTCCGGGCCTGCGGAGCGGCCCGTCCTCCCCTGAGCTCAGGCGCCCCCTGAGGGTCGGCGGGCTGCGCCGGGTGTCGGCCGGTTCGGGAGATGCCCACTGGAGTCAGACGGTGTGCGAGCCGATCCGGTTGTGCGACCGGGGGACCATCCGGGCTGCTCGTGCTCCGTCCATGGGCGGAGGGATTCTGCCGCTGCAGAGGATTCGCTCGGCCGCTGTTCGCGAAAGGTTTGGTGTATCTCGTACGCCCACCCCGTGAGGATCTTTCGCACGTGCTCAGCAGTCGAAGTCCCGTTCCCACCTGTGCTCTCGGCAGCTCCCAGGAGGAGCCGGTCGTCAGTGGGGGGCATGATCCGGATCGGCATGCCGGGATGGGGTCGTTCACCAAGGTCGTCACCGCGACCGTGCTGCAGCGGCTGGCCGAGCAGGGGGTGGTCGGGTTCGATGACCCCGTCGAGCGGTGGCTCGGGGTGCCGGCGGGGACCGGCATCACCCTGAGGCATCTCGCGGGGCATACGTCGGGCAGGGCGACCGGGCCGGGGAGCGCGGCCGGTGGTCCTGGATCATCAACAAGCTCAAGGACCTCGGTTCCGGCGCCTGGAACAAGCTGAAGGACGCGGCCCGCGCGGGCTACGACGCCTTCAAGAAGGCGTACGAGCGCTATGTGCCGTGGCTCGTCCGCAAGGCGATCGAGGTCGGCGCCACGGTGTACGAGGTCTACTCGGCCGTCCGGGACTTCATCGGTCTCTGATGTCCGGGCTGTCCGGACGGGCCGCCTCGGGACCGGCCGGACAGGGGCGCGGCGGACGCGGGTCCCGGAACCTCGTCGTTCCGGGGCCCGCACGCCGCACTCCCCACCCCACCGCGCTCCACTGGATTTCCCTTCGACTCAAGGAAGACATGAGCAACGAAAGCCCCTCCGTGACGCCGCACGAGGCTCCGTCCTCCGTCAGCGGTGACGCCTGGCCGGTGCTGCCGCTCGGGCTGGCCGCCGCGCTGCTGCGCACTCTGGGCGACCACACCTGGGCGTACGTCCTGGGCGCGGTGATCGGTGGCACAGGGCTGCTGGCGGCGGTGATCGCGGTGGCCGAGTGCGTGCGCGCGGTGCGGCGCGGAGCGTCCGTCGGCAAGGCGGTCTGGGTGGTCCTCCTGCTGCTGGCCGGCGGGTTCGCCGTGGTCCACCAACTCGCCACGGCCTGACGGGCGGGGGCAAGGGATGTCCACCATCGAGATCGACGACCTGACCAAGGCGTACGGCAAGAAGCGCGTGGTCGACGGCCTGTCGTTCACCGTGCGCCCGGGATCCGTCACCGGATTTCTGGGACCGAACGGTGCCGGCAAGAGCACGACCCTGCGTATGGCGCTCGGCCTGACCCGGCCCGACCGGGGGACGGCCCGTATCCAGGGGCGCAGCTACCACGAGCACGCCGAACCGCTGCGTGTCGTGGGCGCGTTGCTGGACGCGCGCTGGGCGCACCCCAAGCGCAGCGCGCGGGCGCATCTGACATGGCTCGCGCACAGCAACCGGATCGACACCGGCCGGGTGGACGAGGTCCTGGCCAGGGTCGGGCTCACGGAAGTGGCCGAGCAGCGGGTCGGCGGCTTCTCGCTGGGCATGTCCCAACGGCTGGGCCTGGCCGGGGCGTTGCTGGGTGACCCGGGGATCTTGATTCTGGACGAGCCCGCCAACGGCCTCGACCCCGAGGGCATCGCGTGGATGCGTGGGCTCCTGCGGCAGCTCGCCGCCGAGGGGCGCAGCGTTCTCGTGTCCAGTCATCTACTCGCCGAAATGGCGCAGTTGGCCGACGAGGTGGTGGTCATCGGCCGGGGCGGCTCATCAAGCAGTGCTCCATCGCGGAACTCACCACGGTCGACGCCTCCGCCGCGGCCGAAGTGTTCGTCCGCGGGCCCGAACCCGGTCGGCTGCGGGAACTGCTCACCCACGCGGGCGCCACCGTGACCGACGGCGTCCCGGGGCCGGACCCGTCCGCTCCGCCGCTGCTCGTGACCGGGCTGAGCTGCGAGGACATCGGCCGGGCCGTGGCCGGGGCGGGCCTCGTGCTGTTCGAACTGACCCCGCGCCGGGGGACCGTGGAGGACGCCTACCTCCAGCTCACGGGCAGCTCGGTGGAGTACCGGGGCTCGGTGCGCCCGGCGGAAGAGAGGGCCGTATGACCAGTACCGCCGTGCTGAAAGCCGAGGCGTACAAGCTGCGTTCGCTCAACTCCACGGCGTGGCTGCTGGGGATCACCGCGCTGGTGTCGCTCACCCTCAGCGGCGTCGCCGTGCGCTCGCCCATGGAGGGGGAGGAGGCAGGGCTCTCCGAGGTCCTGGTCGGTCCCGCCTTCGCGCAGTTCCTGATCATGGTGTTCGCGTCCCGCAGCGCCACGATGGAGTTCCGCACGGGCACGATCTGGCAGTCCCGGCTCGCCGTACCGTCCTGGACCCGGCTGCTGCTGGGCAAGGCCGGGGTGATCGCGGTCCTCGCGGCGCTGATGGGGGTCGTGCTGGCGGCGGGAGGCGTCGCCGTCGCGTCCGTCGCGGCACCCGACGTCGACGTCGTGCCCTCCGGCGGGCTCGAGTGGCGTCAGCTCCTCACCGTTCCCGTCGCGCTCGCCCTCGTGGCCGTGCTGAGCCTGGCCGTCGGTCTCCTCCTGAAGAGCGGTGGCGCGACCATCACCGTCCTGCTGGTGTGGGCGCTGGTCGTCGAACCGGCGCTGTCCGCCACGGGGGACTGGCTGGCGGGGATCGACATCGGCCCGTGGATGCCGTTCCTGGCCCTGAGCGACTTCCAGGGGCAGTCCGGCGGGGTCTCCTTCCCCGGCGGGCCCTACCTGGCCTGCGTCTATGTGGCGGCCGTGACGGTGGCGCTGCTGGCCGTCGCGATCAAGGTGCAGGGGCGGCGGGAGCCGTGACGCCGGCATGCCCCGTACCGTCCGCGCGCACCGCACCGGCCGCACGCTCCGCACCCTCCGTACTCCGGGAAGCAGCCGACGCTCCCCCAGCACGAGGCTCGTCTTCCCGGTGAGGAGATGAGGCGCCGACTGGTTGTCGGCACCGCGCGGCTCCGCCGTACCACCCCCGTGCACGCGGAGCCGTACGTCTCCGGGCCCCGCCCCGCCCCCCTCGGGCAGGGCGGGGCGTTCA containing:
- the topA gene encoding type I DNA topoisomerase, whose amino-acid sequence is MSPTSETAQGGRRLVIVESPAKAKTIKGYLGPGYVVEASVGHIRDLPNGAAEVPEKYTGEVRRLGVDVEHDFAPIYVVNADKKAQVKKLKDLLKESDELFLATDEDREGEAIAWHLQEVLKPKVPVKRMVFHEITKAAIQAAVANPRELNQKLVDAQETRRILDRLYGYEVSPVLWKKVMPRLSAGRVQSVATRLVVERERERIAFRSAEYWDLTGTFSTGRAGDSSDPSTLVARLQTVDGRRVAQGRDFDSLGQLKSANTLHLDEANARALAAALEQTQFAVRSVESKPYRRSPYAPFRTTTLQQEASRKLGFGAKATMQVAQKLYENGYITYMRTDSTTLSDTAIAAARAQVTQLYGADYLPPQPRTYAGKVKNAQEAHEAIRPSGDRFRTPAETGLTGDQFKLYELIWKRTVASQMKDATGNSVTVKIGGTAADGRDVEFSASGKTITFHGFLKAYVEGADDPNAELDDRERRLPQVGEGDRLGAEEITVDGHATKPPARYTEASLVKELEEREIGRPSTYASIIGTILDRGYVFKKGTALAPSFLSFAVVNLLEKHFGRLVDYDFTAKMEDDLDRIARGEAQSVPWLKRFYFGEGDGPGIGGAAEAGNGDGDHLGGLKELVTDLGAIDAREVSSFPVGNGIVLRVGRYGPYIERGEKDTEEHQRADIPEDLAPDELTVELAEELLARPSGDFELGTDPATGHTIVAKDGRYGPYVTEVLPEGTPKTGKNAVKPRTASLFKSMSLDTVTLDDALKLMSLPRVVGEDADGQEITAQNGRYGPYLKKGTDSRSLQSEEQLFTITLDEALAIYAQPKQRGRAAAKPPLKELGTDPVSEKPVVVKDGRFGPYVTDGETNATLRSGDSVETITPERGFELLAEKRAKAPAKKTAKKTAAKKTTAKKAAPAKKTAAKKTAAKKTTAKTATAKKTAAKKTAAPASSSDD
- the tmk gene encoding dTMP kinase, producing MTRAEQPTAHPEAPDDALVADSRERALRALLRRPQLRRLWSAQLVGGVGDFLALLVLVLLALQTAIAEESFGGGYRGVAFAVATVFAVRILATLLFGAVLLGPLTSLTSQDGPLDRRWTMVGADGLRAALLIVAPLWIDWTPDNALALLLVTVFVTGVAERFWTVARESAAPALLPPPPPEGATVRPLPDHLDALRRLSLRTGFVAVPLAAVALVAASLLNNLLGAGLDWFAQHQAALGSYVAAGLFAASLSVVTFLELPDTRTPRARSPLEGLRRPKTGTGVDKGRTGAITLLVTACAAVAAAVSAAVAVAVLHAKDLGGGPVLYGLMVLALTGGVVVGIRTAPSVLPALSRRRLLALAVALTGVALLAAGLVPDVTTVLLILALAGIGAGVSANTGHSLLDQEAEEIRRPRTTEHLHAVVRLCVALGAVLAPLVAALIGPHRLESGKFVFAHGGAAFTLMLVGALLLPVAVLVLAKVDDRSGVPLRKDLRDAVLGGDDPEQVPATAGFFIALEGGDGAGKSTQAEALAEWIRGKGHEVVVTREPGATPVGKRLRSILLDVSSAGLSHRAEALLYAADRAEHVDTVVRPALERGAVVISDRYVDSSVAYQGAGRDLSPTEIARINRWATNGLAPHLTVLLDVAPETARERFTEAPDRLESEPAEFHARVRSGFLTLAAADPGRYLVVDGAQEPEAVTTVVRHRLDQMLPLSEAEIQAREEARRKAEEEARRKAEEEAARKAEEERLERERQEQLARLRAEEEERKRRELEEAQRREAERQAEEARLRAEEAQRRAEEERKRLLAEEKARAEEEARRKAEEERRRKQAEDEARIRAEAEERRLEKQRKAEEALLRAEEARRLAEQAAAAAQAGPRPTAPAAPAAPDDAMTVPTPVVTPEQAAAGRAADETTVLRPVRDERPLAEESAAESTSKLPRVSEPSGAADETAVLPPVPPAPPGAADETAVLPPVPPGAADETAVLPPVPAEGSADRVPPGYFREEERTREMPQVDESGTPRRRARSDWAEETPLDDLPTLADELLGPLEDAHDGHDERPDEGGGRGRGRRR
- a CDS encoding DNA polymerase III subunit delta', which codes for MTVWDDLVGQERISEQLDAAARDADALVTAVATDAPPPEASKMTHAWLFTGPPGAGRNQAARAFAAALQCVSPDRALGGSPGCGFCDGCHTALLGTHADVTTVAAVGSQILADDMRDTVRKSFTSPANGRWQVILVEDAERLNEKSANAVLKAVEEPAPRTVWLLCAPSIEDVLPTIRSRCRHLNLSTPSVDAIADMLVRREGVEPEVAAAAARATQGHVDRARRLATDPAARQRRAAVLKLPLRLGEIGACLKAAQELVDAAAEDAKQLAEETDTKETDELKAALGASQGGRMPRGTAGVMKDLEDKQKRRRTRTQRDSLDLALTDLTAFYRDVLALQLGSRVALANTDVEDALQRLAQASSPEATLRRIEAIAACRDALDGNVAPLLAVEAMTMALRAG